Proteins found in one Serratia plymuthica genomic segment:
- the ilvE gene encoding branched-chain-amino-acid transaminase, producing the protein MTKKADYIWFNGEMVPWADAKVHVMSHALHYGTSVFEGVRCYDSHKGPVVFRHREHMQRLHDSAKIYRMPVSQSVDELMEACRATLRKNNLVSAYIRPLVFVGDVGMGVNPPAGYKTDVIIAAFPWGAYLGEEALEQGIDAMVSSWQRVAPNTIPTAAKAGGNYLSSLLVGSEARRHGYQEGIALDVHGYISEGAGENLFEVKDGVLFTPPFTSSALPGITRDAIIKLAKDMGFEVREQVLSRESLYLADEVFMSGTAAEITPVRSVDGIQVGIGKCGPVTKQIQQAFFGLFTGKTEDKYGWLDPVNP; encoded by the coding sequence ATGACGAAGAAAGCCGATTACATTTGGTTCAATGGTGAGATGGTTCCCTGGGCTGACGCCAAAGTGCACGTGATGTCGCATGCGTTGCACTACGGCACTTCGGTGTTTGAAGGAGTCCGTTGCTACGACTCCCATAAAGGCCCGGTGGTATTCCGCCATCGCGAACATATGCAGCGTCTGCACGACTCGGCAAAAATTTATCGCATGCCGGTATCGCAAAGCGTCGATGAGCTGATGGAGGCCTGCCGCGCCACGCTGCGTAAAAACAATTTGGTCAGTGCTTATATTCGTCCGCTGGTGTTTGTCGGCGATGTCGGTATGGGGGTTAACCCACCGGCCGGTTACAAAACTGACGTGATTATCGCGGCGTTTCCTTGGGGCGCGTATCTGGGTGAAGAAGCGCTGGAGCAAGGTATCGATGCGATGGTTTCTTCCTGGCAGCGCGTGGCGCCAAATACCATTCCAACGGCGGCCAAAGCCGGCGGCAACTACCTTTCCTCCCTGCTGGTGGGCAGCGAAGCGCGTCGCCACGGTTATCAGGAAGGGATTGCGCTTGACGTGCACGGTTATATTTCCGAAGGCGCGGGCGAGAACCTGTTCGAAGTGAAAGACGGCGTGCTGTTTACCCCGCCGTTCACCTCTTCCGCGTTGCCGGGCATCACCCGTGACGCCATTATCAAACTGGCGAAAGACATGGGCTTCGAAGTGCGTGAGCAGGTGTTGTCGCGCGAGTCGCTGTATCTGGCCGACGAAGTGTTCATGTCCGGCACCGCGGCGGAAATCACTCCGGTGCGCAGCGTCGACGGCATCCAGGTCGGTATCGGCAAGTGCGGCCCGGTGACCAAACAAATTCAGCAGGCGTTCTTCGGCCTGTTTACCGGCAAGACCGAAGACAAGTACGGCTGGTTGGACCCGGTAAATCCATAA
- the ilvD gene encoding dihydroxy-acid dehydratase: protein MPKYRSATTTHGRNMAGARALWRATGMTDDDFGKPIIAVVNSFTQFVPGHVHLRDLGKLVAEQIEASGGVAKEFNTIAVDDGIAMGHGGMLYSLPSRELIADSVEYMVNAHCADAMVCISNCDKITPGMLMASLRLNIPVIFVSGGPMEAGKTKLSDKIIKLDLIDAMIQGANPNVSDADSAQIERSACPTCGSCSGMFTANSMNCLTEALGLSQPGNGSLLATHADRKDLFLNAGKRIVALTKRYYEQDDESALPRSIANKAAFENAMTLDIAMGGSTNTVLHLLAAAQEGEIDFTMADIDRLSRKVPHLCKVAPSTQKYHMEDVHRAGGVLAILGELDRAGLMNREVDNILGLKLPETLEQYDIMLTKDDAVKKMFRAGPAGIRTTQAFSQDCRWDTLDDDRAEGCIRSLENAFSLEGGLAVLYGNMALDGSIVKTAGVDKDNLTFRGPAKVYESQDTAVEAILGGKVVAGDVVVIRYEGPKGGPGMQEMLYPTTYLKSMGLGKACALITDGRFSGGTSGLSIGHVSPEAGSGGLIALIEDGDMIDIDIPKRSMVLDVADSELAARREVELARGDSAWTPKNRERQVSYALRAYASLATSADKGAVRDKSKLGG, encoded by the coding sequence ATGCCTAAGTACCGTTCCGCCACCACCACCCACGGCCGCAATATGGCGGGTGCCCGCGCATTATGGCGCGCGACCGGAATGACCGACGACGATTTCGGCAAGCCGATTATTGCGGTGGTCAACTCCTTTACCCAGTTCGTGCCGGGCCACGTGCACTTGCGCGATCTGGGCAAACTGGTTGCAGAGCAGATCGAAGCCTCCGGCGGCGTCGCCAAAGAATTCAACACCATCGCGGTGGATGACGGTATCGCCATGGGCCACGGCGGCATGCTCTATTCCCTGCCGTCGCGCGAACTGATCGCCGACTCGGTCGAATACATGGTGAATGCCCACTGCGCCGATGCGATGGTGTGTATCTCCAACTGCGACAAAATCACCCCGGGAATGCTGATGGCGTCGCTGCGCCTCAATATTCCGGTGATTTTCGTTTCCGGTGGCCCAATGGAAGCCGGCAAGACCAAGCTGTCCGACAAGATCATCAAGCTGGACCTGATCGATGCGATGATCCAGGGCGCCAACCCGAACGTCAGCGACGCCGACAGCGCGCAAATCGAACGCTCCGCCTGCCCGACCTGCGGCTCCTGTTCCGGCATGTTCACCGCCAACTCGATGAACTGCCTGACCGAAGCGCTGGGCCTGTCCCAACCGGGCAATGGTTCGCTGTTGGCGACCCATGCGGACCGTAAGGATCTGTTCCTCAACGCCGGCAAGCGCATCGTTGCCCTGACCAAACGTTACTACGAGCAGGACGACGAAAGCGCGCTGCCGCGCAGCATCGCCAACAAGGCGGCGTTCGAGAATGCCATGACGCTGGATATCGCCATGGGCGGTTCGACCAATACCGTACTTCATCTGTTGGCTGCGGCGCAGGAAGGCGAGATTGACTTCACCATGGCGGACATCGATCGTCTGTCGCGCAAGGTTCCGCACCTGTGCAAAGTGGCGCCAAGCACCCAGAAATACCATATGGAAGACGTGCACCGCGCCGGCGGGGTACTGGCGATCCTCGGCGAATTGGACCGCGCGGGGCTGATGAATCGCGAGGTCGATAACATCCTGGGCCTGAAGCTGCCGGAAACGCTGGAACAGTACGACATCATGCTGACCAAAGACGACGCCGTGAAGAAAATGTTCCGCGCCGGCCCTGCGGGTATCCGTACCACTCAGGCGTTCTCGCAGGATTGCCGCTGGGATACGCTGGACGACGACCGTGCAGAGGGTTGTATCCGCTCGCTGGAAAATGCGTTCAGCCTGGAAGGTGGTTTGGCCGTGCTGTACGGCAATATGGCGCTCGACGGCAGCATCGTTAAAACCGCCGGCGTCGATAAAGATAACCTGACCTTCCGTGGCCCGGCGAAAGTCTACGAAAGCCAGGATACGGCGGTGGAAGCGATCCTCGGCGGCAAAGTGGTTGCCGGCGACGTGGTGGTCATCCGCTACGAAGGGCCAAAAGGCGGGCCGGGCATGCAGGAAATGCTGTACCCGACGACCTACCTGAAATCCATGGGGCTGGGCAAAGCCTGTGCGCTGATCACCGATGGGCGCTTTTCCGGCGGCACCTCGGGCCTGTCTATCGGCCACGTTTCTCCGGAAGCGGGCAGCGGCGGCCTGATTGCCCTGATCGAAGATGGCGACATGATCGACATCGACATTCCAAAACGCAGCATGGTGCTGGACGTTGCAGACAGCGAACTGGCGGCACGCCGCGAGGTTGAGCTGGCGCGCGGCGATAGCGCCTGGACACCGAAGAATCGTGAGCGTCAGGTTTCCTACGCCCTGCGCGCCTACGCCAGCCTGGCGACCAGCGCCGACAAAGGCGCGGTGCGCGACAAGAGCAAGCTGGGAGGCTAA
- the ilvA gene encoding threonine ammonia-lyase, biosynthetic encodes MAESQPLSDAPGGAEYLRAVLRSPVYEVAQVTPLQAMSKISSRLGNTILVKREDRQPVHSFKLRGAYSMIAGLNEEQKARGVVTASAGNHAQGVAYSGKRLGIKTLIVMPVSTADIKVDAVRGFGGEVLLHGANFDEAKARAIELSQKQGMTFVPPFDHPTVIAGQGTLAMELLQQDAHLDRVFVPVGGGGLAAGVAVLIKQLMPQIKVIGVEAEDSACLRAALDAGHPVDLARVGLFAEGVAVKRIGDETFRLCREYLDDVITVDSDAICAAVKDLFEDVRAIAEPSGALALAGLKKYVQQHNIQGERLAHVLSGANLNFHGLRYVSERCELGEQREALLAVTIPEQKGSFLKFCQLLGGRSVTEFNYRYADADNACIFVGVRLTRGHAERLEIIDELNADGYQVVDLSDDEMAKLHVRYMVGGRPSKPLRERLYSFEFPESPGALLKFLQTLGTHWNISLFHYRSHGTDFGRVLAGFELSQTEPEFEQHLQALGYDCHDETDNPAFRFFLQG; translated from the coding sequence ATGGCGGAATCACAACCCCTATCCGACGCCCCCGGCGGCGCGGAGTATTTGCGAGCGGTGCTCCGCTCGCCGGTTTACGAGGTGGCTCAGGTCACCCCGTTACAGGCCATGAGCAAAATCTCTTCGCGACTGGGTAACACCATTCTGGTGAAGCGTGAAGATCGCCAGCCGGTGCACAGTTTCAAGCTGCGCGGGGCCTATTCGATGATCGCTGGCCTGAACGAAGAACAAAAGGCGCGCGGCGTGGTGACGGCTTCCGCCGGTAACCATGCGCAGGGCGTAGCCTACTCCGGCAAACGGCTGGGGATCAAAACGCTGATCGTGATGCCGGTATCCACCGCAGATATCAAAGTGGATGCGGTGCGCGGTTTCGGTGGCGAAGTGCTGTTGCATGGCGCCAACTTTGATGAAGCCAAGGCGCGGGCGATTGAGCTGTCGCAGAAACAGGGCATGACCTTCGTACCGCCGTTCGACCATCCAACGGTGATTGCCGGGCAGGGCACGTTGGCGATGGAATTGCTGCAGCAGGACGCGCATCTTGACCGGGTGTTCGTGCCGGTCGGCGGCGGCGGTCTGGCGGCCGGCGTGGCGGTGCTGATCAAGCAACTGATGCCGCAAATCAAAGTGATTGGCGTGGAGGCGGAAGATTCCGCCTGCCTGCGGGCGGCGCTGGATGCCGGACATCCGGTGGATCTGGCGCGCGTCGGGCTGTTTGCCGAAGGCGTGGCGGTGAAACGCATCGGTGACGAAACCTTCCGCCTGTGCCGGGAATACCTGGACGACGTGATCACCGTCGACAGCGATGCCATCTGCGCGGCGGTCAAAGATTTGTTCGAAGACGTGCGCGCCATTGCCGAGCCATCCGGCGCGCTGGCGCTGGCGGGATTGAAAAAGTACGTGCAGCAGCACAATATTCAGGGCGAGCGCCTGGCGCACGTCCTGTCCGGCGCCAACCTGAACTTCCACGGATTGCGTTACGTATCCGAACGCTGCGAATTGGGTGAACAACGTGAAGCGCTGCTGGCGGTGACCATTCCAGAGCAGAAAGGCAGCTTCCTGAAGTTCTGCCAGTTGCTGGGTGGGCGATCGGTGACCGAGTTCAACTACCGCTATGCCGACGCGGATAACGCCTGCATTTTCGTCGGCGTTCGCCTGACGCGCGGTCATGCCGAACGGCTGGAAATCATCGACGAGCTGAACGCCGACGGTTATCAGGTAGTGGATCTGTCCGATGACGAAATGGCCAAGCTGCATGTGCGCTACATGGTGGGCGGGCGTCCTTCGAAGCCGCTGCGCGAACGCCTGTACAGCTTTGAATTCCCGGAGTCGCCGGGCGCGCTGCTGAAGTTCCTGCAGACCCTGGGGACCCACTGGAATATCTCGCTGTTCCATTATCGCAGCCACGGCACCGATTTTGGCCGCGTATTGGCGGGCTTCGAGCTGTCGCAGACCGAGCCCGAGTTTGAGCAACACTTGCAGGCGTTGGGCTACGACTGCCACGATGAAACCGATAACCCGGCGTTCCGCTTTTTCTTGCAAGGCTAA
- a CDS encoding DUF2461 domain-containing protein → MTDSFTGFSQQGLNFLQQVRVENDKDWFEANRGVYERELLTPFRTLVAELGPAMLAIDPQFETRPAIGKTLSRIHRDTRFSHDKSRYRSRMWLTFKRPSKDWKDAPVYFFELGPDMLRYGLGYYSANKPTMDLFRHTLLRRPQPFLEVAACCRPPFELVGESYKRPLMKEQAAEIATWYNRKSFAVMASDSQVEKLFSAGLVQTLTQGFQQLEPLYHWLMQVETMKQIDPADL, encoded by the coding sequence ATGACAGACAGTTTCACCGGTTTCAGCCAACAGGGGCTGAATTTTCTCCAACAGGTGCGTGTCGAGAACGACAAAGACTGGTTTGAGGCCAATCGTGGCGTTTACGAGCGGGAACTGCTGACGCCGTTTCGTACGCTGGTGGCCGAGCTTGGCCCGGCCATGCTGGCGATCGATCCTCAGTTTGAAACCCGGCCGGCGATCGGTAAAACGCTGTCGCGCATCCATCGCGACACGCGTTTTTCTCACGACAAATCGCGCTATCGCAGCCGCATGTGGCTGACGTTCAAACGGCCGAGTAAAGACTGGAAGGACGCGCCGGTGTATTTCTTCGAGTTGGGGCCGGATATGCTGCGCTATGGGCTGGGCTATTACAGTGCCAACAAGCCGACGATGGACCTGTTCCGCCATACGCTGCTGCGCCGGCCGCAGCCGTTTTTAGAGGTAGCGGCCTGCTGCCGGCCACCGTTCGAGCTGGTGGGGGAAAGTTACAAGCGCCCGCTGATGAAAGAGCAGGCGGCGGAGATTGCCACCTGGTACAACCGCAAGTCCTTCGCGGTGATGGCCAGCGACAGCCAGGTAGAAAAACTGTTCAGCGCCGGCCTGGTGCAGACGCTGACGCAGGGTTTCCAACAGCTTGAGCCGCTGTATCACTGGCTGATGCAGGTGGAGACAATGAAGCAAATCGATCCGGCTGATTTATGA
- the ilvY gene encoding HTH-type transcriptional activator IlvY, which translates to MDLRDLKLFLHLAESQHFGRTAKAMHVSPSTLSRQIQRLEEILGQPLFLRDNRTVQLTDAGEQLKEFAQHTLLQYQQLKHSLGQHGPSLSGELRLFCSVTAAYSHLPPILDRFRAQHPLVEIKLTTGDAADAVDKVQSNEADLGIAGRPETLPTSVAFTKIGEIPLVLIAPALPCAVRSQAYAEKPDWATIPFILPEHGPSRKRIELWFRRQRIANPLIYATVGGHEAIVSMVALGCGIALIPGVVVENSPEPVRNRISQLENISMVEPFELGVCVQKKRLGDPLIDAFWHLL; encoded by the coding sequence ATGGATTTGCGTGATTTAAAACTGTTCCTCCATCTGGCGGAAAGCCAGCATTTTGGCCGTACCGCCAAGGCGATGCACGTCAGCCCCTCGACGCTTTCCCGCCAGATCCAGCGGCTGGAAGAGATCCTCGGGCAACCGCTGTTTTTGCGCGATAACCGCACCGTGCAGCTCACCGATGCCGGCGAACAGCTGAAAGAATTTGCCCAACATACATTGTTGCAGTACCAGCAGTTGAAACATTCGCTGGGCCAGCACGGCCCTTCGCTGAGCGGCGAGTTGCGGCTGTTTTGCTCGGTTACCGCCGCCTACAGCCACCTGCCGCCGATCCTCGACCGCTTTCGCGCGCAGCATCCATTGGTGGAAATCAAGCTGACCACCGGAGACGCCGCCGACGCGGTCGATAAGGTGCAGTCCAACGAGGCCGACCTCGGCATCGCCGGCCGGCCAGAAACCCTGCCCACCAGCGTGGCGTTCACTAAAATCGGCGAAATCCCGCTGGTGCTGATTGCGCCGGCGCTCCCCTGCGCGGTCCGCAGCCAGGCGTATGCCGAGAAGCCCGACTGGGCCACCATTCCGTTTATCCTGCCGGAGCACGGCCCGTCGCGAAAACGCATCGAACTGTGGTTCCGCCGCCAACGCATCGCCAATCCGCTGATTTACGCCACCGTCGGCGGTCACGAGGCCATTGTCTCGATGGTCGCGCTGGGCTGCGGCATTGCGCTGATCCCCGGCGTGGTGGTGGAAAACAGCCCGGAACCGGTACGTAACCGCATCTCGCAGTTGGAAAATATTTCGATGGTCGAGCCGTTTGAACTGGGCGTTTGCGTACAGAAAAAACGCCTCGGCGATCCGCTGATCGACGCTTTTTGGCACCTGCTATAA
- the ilvC gene encoding ketol-acid reductoisomerase, whose protein sequence is MANYFNTLNLRQQLAQLGKCRFMARDEFADEAGYLKGKKVVIVGCGAQGLNQGLNMRDSGLDVAYALRKEAIDEKRPSWRKATENGFKVGTYEDLIPQADLVVNLTPDKQHTAVVRAVQPLMKDGAALGYSHGFNIVEVGEQVRKDITVVMVAPKCPGTEVREEYKRGFGVPTLIAVHPENDPKGEGMAIAKAWAAATGGHRAGVLESSFVAEVKSDLMGEQTILCGMLQAGSLLCFDKLVAEGTEPAYAEKLIQFGWETITEALKQGGITLMMDRLSNPAKLRAYALSEQLKEIMAPLFQKHMDDIISGAFSSGMMADWAEDDVKLLNWREETGKSAFENAPQFEGKISEQEYFDNGVLMVAMVKAGVELAFETMVDAGIIEESAYYESLHELPLIANTIARKRLYEMNVVISDTAEYGNYLFANAAVPLLKEFMTTLQAGDLGKSVAGTSVDNAQLRDVNEAVRNHPIESVGRKLRGYMTDMKRIAVAG, encoded by the coding sequence ATGGCTAACTATTTCAACACATTGAACCTGCGTCAGCAGTTGGCGCAATTGGGTAAGTGTCGTTTCATGGCACGCGACGAATTTGCGGATGAAGCCGGCTACCTGAAAGGCAAAAAAGTGGTGATCGTCGGCTGTGGCGCACAGGGCCTGAACCAGGGGCTGAACATGCGTGACTCGGGCCTGGACGTTGCCTATGCCCTGCGCAAAGAAGCTATCGACGAGAAGCGCCCTTCATGGCGTAAAGCGACCGAGAACGGCTTCAAAGTGGGCACCTACGAAGATCTGATCCCGCAGGCGGACCTGGTGGTTAACCTGACGCCGGACAAACAGCACACCGCAGTGGTTCGCGCAGTACAGCCGCTGATGAAAGACGGCGCGGCGCTGGGCTACTCCCACGGCTTCAACATCGTTGAAGTGGGCGAGCAGGTACGTAAAGACATCACCGTAGTGATGGTCGCGCCAAAATGCCCGGGCACCGAAGTGCGCGAAGAATACAAACGCGGTTTCGGCGTGCCGACCCTGATTGCGGTTCACCCGGAAAACGACCCGAAAGGCGAAGGCATGGCGATCGCCAAGGCCTGGGCCGCAGCGACGGGCGGCCACCGTGCCGGCGTGCTGGAGTCTTCCTTCGTTGCCGAAGTGAAATCCGATCTGATGGGTGAGCAAACCATTCTGTGCGGCATGTTGCAGGCGGGTTCGCTGCTGTGCTTCGACAAACTGGTTGCTGAAGGCACAGAGCCGGCGTACGCAGAGAAACTGATTCAGTTCGGCTGGGAAACCATCACCGAAGCGCTGAAGCAGGGCGGCATCACCCTGATGATGGATCGCCTGTCCAACCCGGCCAAGCTGCGTGCTTATGCGCTGTCCGAGCAACTGAAAGAGATCATGGCGCCGCTGTTCCAGAAGCACATGGACGACATCATCTCCGGCGCTTTCTCCAGCGGCATGATGGCCGACTGGGCAGAAGACGACGTAAAACTGCTGAACTGGCGTGAAGAGACCGGCAAATCGGCTTTCGAGAATGCACCGCAGTTCGAAGGCAAAATCAGCGAGCAGGAATACTTTGATAACGGCGTGCTGATGGTCGCTATGGTGAAAGCAGGCGTTGAGCTGGCGTTCGAAACCATGGTTGACGCAGGCATCATCGAAGAATCCGCTTACTACGAGTCGCTGCACGAGCTGCCGCTGATCGCCAACACCATCGCGCGTAAGCGTTTGTATGAAATGAACGTGGTTATCTCTGATACCGCTGAATACGGCAACTACCTGTTCGCTAACGCCGCAGTGCCGTTGCTGAAAGAGTTTATGACAACTCTGCAGGCCGGCGATTTGGGTAAATCCGTGGCCGGTACTTCTGTAGACAACGCGCAACTGCGTGACGTGAACGAAGCGGTGCGCAATCACCCAATCGAATCCGTTGGCCGCAAACTGCGTGGTTATATGACGGATATGAAACGTATCGCGGTGGCAGGCTAA